CCGATTTCAATATTGATGTCCTTCTTCTCTCGCATAGCCTCACCACCTTTGCATTTAGTGTACCTAACGGCGGTGTCATTATCCACGGTATGCCGTCGTTGATTTTACTAACGACAATGCGTTGACTGTCCGTGATGAGGGTGATAAAATGGAGTTACCTACCAAAAGAGTGAAAGAAGGGATGTCATGTCGCGCATTATTGAGTTTAGAAAGTCTGCTCAAAAAGCTGAAAGGCAATCCGCTCAAGGTAAGACTTGTGCGTTTACCGGTCATAGACCGCAGAGTCTTCCGTTCGGCTTTGATGAATCCGATAAGCGTTGTACTTCTTTGAAGTCTGTTATGCGGGATCAGATTGTAGCACTCATCGAGAACGAGGGTGTCACGCATTTTATTACCGGCATGGCTCTTGGTGTTGATATGTATGCTGCGGAAATTGTACTTGATTTGAAATCAAAATACCCTCACATTACTCTGGAAAGCGCAATCCCTTGTGAGACACAAGCGATCAAATGGTCTGTGGCTTCACGGGAACGGTATTATAATATCGCTGCAAAGTGTGACAAGGAGACCATGCTGCAAGGGGAGTACACGCCGGACTGCATGGACAAGAGAAATCGGTACATGGTCGATCACGCCGATTATATTCTCGCAGTATGGAATGGATGC
The genomic region above belongs to Vescimonas coprocola and contains:
- a CDS encoding SLOG family protein — translated: MSRIIEFRKSAQKAERQSAQGKTCAFTGHRPQSLPFGFDESDKRCTSLKSVMRDQIVALIENEGVTHFITGMALGVDMYAAEIVLDLKSKYPHITLESAIPCETQAIKWSVASRERYYNIAAKCDKETMLQGEYTPDCMDKRNRYMVDHADYILAVWNGCPSGTGNTVRYAHKKGKTIIVINPASLDVTRE